One genomic segment of Terrihabitans soli includes these proteins:
- a CDS encoding beta-ketoacyl-ACP synthase III, translating into MTIKRSVVLGIGSALPKRAVTNAELTEKVDTSDEWIVQRTGIQKRHIAGEGETSSTLGLAAAEAALKDAGLTSADLDLIVVATTTPDLTFPSTATQIQAKLGMTHGAAFDIQAVCSGFVYGVTIADKFLSSGSHKRALVIGVDTLSRIVDWNDRTTCVLFGDGAGAVVLEAQDQKGDVKTDRGVLTSHLRSDGRHGPKLCATGGPSTTGNAGVITMEGKEVFKHAVGMITDVITDAYAATGFSSADLNWFVPHQANKRIIDSSAEKLGINPEKVVITVDRHGNTSAASIPLALATAYGDGRIKKGDLVMLEAMGGGFTWGSVLIRW; encoded by the coding sequence GTGACAATCAAGCGTTCTGTTGTGCTGGGCATCGGCAGCGCATTGCCCAAGCGCGCCGTGACAAATGCCGAACTGACCGAAAAGGTCGATACGTCGGACGAATGGATCGTCCAGCGCACCGGTATTCAAAAGCGCCATATCGCGGGCGAGGGCGAGACCTCCTCGACTCTCGGCCTCGCCGCGGCGGAAGCGGCGCTGAAGGATGCGGGGCTCACCTCCGCCGATCTCGATCTCATCGTCGTCGCGACGACAACGCCGGATCTGACCTTTCCGTCCACGGCAACGCAGATTCAAGCGAAGCTCGGCATGACGCATGGCGCCGCCTTCGACATTCAGGCGGTGTGCTCGGGTTTTGTTTATGGCGTCACGATTGCCGATAAATTTCTGTCGTCCGGCAGTCACAAACGGGCGCTGGTGATCGGTGTCGACACGCTGTCGCGCATTGTCGACTGGAACGACCGCACGACGTGTGTGCTCTTCGGCGACGGCGCTGGCGCGGTGGTGCTTGAAGCTCAGGACCAGAAGGGCGATGTCAAAACCGATCGCGGCGTATTGACGAGCCATCTGCGCTCGGACGGTCGCCATGGTCCCAAGCTCTGCGCCACCGGCGGTCCCTCGACCACGGGCAATGCCGGCGTCATTACGATGGAAGGCAAGGAAGTCTTCAAGCACGCGGTCGGCATGATTACCGACGTCATCACCGACGCCTATGCCGCCACCGGCTTCTCATCGGCGGATCTCAACTGGTTCGTGCCCCACCAGGCCAATAAGCGAATCATCGATTCCAGCGCTGAAAAATTGGGCATTAACCCCGAGAAAGTGGTCATCACGGTCGACCGCCACGGCAACACCTCGGCGGCCTCCATCCCCCTCGCTCTGGCTACGGCCTATGGGGACGGGCGCATCAAGAAGGGCGACCTGGTCATGCTGGAGGCCATGGGCGGGGGCTTTACCTGGGGTTCGGTCCTCATCCGTTGGTAA
- a CDS encoding integration host factor subunit alpha — translation MTTKTITRADLSEAVYQKVGLSRTESSALVEMVLDEIADCLEQGEVVKLSSFGSFVVRGKGQRVGRNPKSGQEVPIPPRKVLVFKPSNILKARINGEEVPAED, via the coding sequence ATGACCACGAAGACCATAACGCGGGCCGATCTGAGCGAGGCCGTGTATCAGAAGGTGGGGCTGTCACGGACCGAATCGTCCGCCCTGGTTGAAATGGTGCTCGACGAAATCGCCGATTGCCTGGAACAGGGTGAAGTCGTGAAACTGTCGTCTTTCGGCTCGTTCGTCGTGCGCGGCAAAGGCCAGCGCGTCGGACGTAATCCGAAAAGCGGACAGGAAGTGCCGATCCCGCCGCGCAAGGTACTGGTGTTCAAACCCAGCAATATCCTTAAAGCCCGTATCAACGGGGAAGAGGTGCCTGCCGAGGATTGA
- the plsX gene encoding phosphate acyltransferase PlsX — protein MPNPVRFALDAMGGDHGPSVVVPGAALALERKPDSSFTFFGDEKQIAPLLAARPALKAASTIVHTDVSVRMDDKPSQALRSGRKTSSMWLAIDAVKEGTADVTISAGNTGALMLMSTLNLKTLAGVERPALAAIWPTSRGESVVLDMGATIGADARQLVDFAVMGGAMAKIVFDLDRPTVGLLNVGVEEMKGIEEVKNAAAILREHEGDLVYHGFVEGDDIGKGTVDVVVVEGFTGNIALKTAEGTARQIGRFLGDAMRSSWRTKIGYLFAKPAFDALRARMDPNNSNGAVFLGVNGVVIKSHGGTNADGFASAVEVGYDMVRYDLLAKISAGLKDYDRSNTPAVGAASS, from the coding sequence ATGCCAAACCCCGTACGATTTGCGCTTGATGCCATGGGCGGTGACCATGGGCCGTCCGTTGTCGTTCCGGGCGCAGCCCTTGCGCTCGAGCGCAAGCCCGACAGCAGCTTCACCTTTTTCGGCGATGAGAAGCAGATCGCGCCTCTGCTTGCGGCGCGCCCCGCGCTGAAAGCCGCCTCGACGATTGTCCATACGGATGTTTCGGTGCGCATGGACGACAAGCCGAGTCAGGCGCTGCGTTCGGGCCGCAAGACAAGCTCGATGTGGCTTGCCATCGATGCGGTGAAAGAGGGCACAGCCGATGTCACCATATCGGCCGGCAATACCGGCGCCCTGATGCTGATGTCGACGCTCAATCTGAAAACGCTTGCGGGTGTCGAGCGTCCGGCGCTCGCGGCGATCTGGCCGACCTCGCGCGGCGAAAGCGTCGTGCTCGATATGGGCGCGACCATCGGCGCCGATGCACGGCAGCTCGTGGATTTTGCGGTGATGGGCGGCGCGATGGCGAAGATCGTCTTCGATCTTGATCGTCCCACCGTCGGCCTCCTCAATGTCGGCGTCGAGGAGATGAAGGGCATCGAAGAGGTCAAGAACGCCGCCGCCATTCTGCGCGAGCATGAAGGCGATCTCGTCTATCACGGCTTTGTCGAGGGCGACGATATCGGCAAAGGCACCGTCGATGTCGTTGTCGTCGAAGGCTTCACCGGCAATATCGCGCTGAAGACAGCGGAAGGCACGGCGCGGCAGATCGGCCGTTTCCTCGGCGATGCCATGCGATCCTCCTGGCGCACCAAGATCGGCTATCTCTTCGCAAAGCCGGCTTTCGATGCGCTGCGCGCGCGCATGGACCCCAATAATTCCAACGGCGCCGTCTTCCTCGGAGTGAACGGCGTCGTCATCAAAAGTCATGGCGGCACCAATGCGGATGGTTTCGCCTCGGCCGTCGAAGTTGGCTACGACATGGTCCGCTATGATCTCCTCGCCAAGATTTCGGCGGGTTTGAAGGATTATGACCGCAGCAACACACCTGCGGTAGGAGCCGCCTCATCGTGA
- a CDS encoding glutathione S-transferase, whose product MKLLYAPTSPYVRKVMAVAHETGQIDFIEPVFALANPVGTNDELNAENPLGKIPVLITKDGPLYDSLVICEYLDARTHGHRVFPKDGPPRWKALRQHALADGLLDAALLTRYEKVSRPPEFQWDVWREAQLSKIRRALAAMEKDLPEEATIGAIGYGCALGYIHFRFSDIDWRSAHPLLGAWFGAFSERPSMHLTEPREA is encoded by the coding sequence ATGAAGCTTCTGTACGCGCCGACCTCCCCCTATGTGCGCAAGGTCATGGCGGTGGCGCATGAGACCGGGCAGATCGATTTTATCGAACCTGTCTTTGCGCTCGCAAATCCGGTCGGCACCAATGACGAGCTGAACGCGGAAAACCCGCTCGGCAAAATCCCGGTGCTGATCACCAAAGACGGGCCGCTCTACGACAGCCTCGTCATCTGCGAATATCTGGACGCGCGCACGCACGGCCATCGCGTTTTTCCGAAAGACGGCCCTCCGCGCTGGAAGGCGCTGAGGCAGCACGCACTGGCCGACGGGCTTCTCGATGCCGCGCTCCTGACGCGCTACGAGAAGGTCTCGCGGCCCCCGGAATTCCAATGGGATGTCTGGCGCGAGGCGCAGCTTTCCAAAATCCGCCGCGCGCTCGCGGCGATGGAGAAAGACCTTCCGGAAGAAGCGACAATCGGCGCCATTGGGTATGGCTGTGCGCTCGGCTATATCCATTTCCGCTTCTCCGACATCGATTGGCGTTCGGCTCACCCGCTTCTCGGAGCGTGGTTCGGAGCCTTCAGCGAACGCCCTTCAATGCATTTAACCGAACCTCGGGAGGCGTGA
- a CDS encoding GlcG/HbpS family heme-binding protein, which translates to MSSFTRPTLKLTHEGALKALAGAVAKAKELGVPQNITIVDDGGNLLAFVRMDGARLLSRETSMSKAITAASHRQPTSRLDPANELKLAIAAGGRLTNLEGGLPIVIDGQCIGAVGVGSGTGAQDVEVARAALAAIGAEDQKP; encoded by the coding sequence ATGAGCAGCTTCACCCGCCCGACGCTGAAGCTGACGCATGAAGGCGCGCTGAAGGCGCTGGCCGGCGCTGTCGCGAAAGCCAAAGAACTCGGCGTGCCGCAGAACATCACGATTGTCGATGACGGCGGCAATCTCCTCGCTTTCGTGCGCATGGACGGCGCCAGGCTTTTGTCGCGCGAGACGTCGATGTCGAAGGCGATTACGGCGGCCTCTCACCGCCAGCCGACCTCGCGGCTCGATCCCGCAAACGAACTCAAACTCGCCATCGCGGCGGGCGGACGCCTCACCAATCTCGAAGGCGGCCTGCCCATCGTGATCGACGGACAATGCATCGGCGCAGTCGGCGTCGGTTCGGGCACAGGCGCTCAAGACGTCGAAGTTGCCAGAGCCGCTCTTGCTGCAATCGGGGCAGAAGATCAAAAGCCATGA
- a CDS encoding TRAP transporter substrate-binding protein — protein sequence MSKHISIKALLGAVMLGTSIFAAPVMAEPLKLRMSGDSPASGLDIVVMQMFADNLKAKLGDDLQYELFHSGALGDEVVHMQQIRTGQIDVYPFGSDVVGLDKTFSIFDMPFLYKDRTVVAKVLDGEIGEKLRASLRKTNGLEVLAFGEIGFRQITNNVRAIKTPADFQGMKIRVPGSPTRVLMFKTLGASPINMSFSEVYLALQSGTIDGQENPLADIVARSLQEVQKNISISNHVYTPVTLVMNAKKYDSLTDAQKKAVKEAAHEAAVKVREIGATKDIELLKQLKDSGKIAVTEIDVDSFKKASAPLYEEIGKIAGGDIANEVLAAVK from the coding sequence ATGAGCAAACATATTTCGATTAAGGCGCTTCTCGGCGCCGTCATGCTGGGAACTTCCATCTTTGCGGCGCCGGTCATGGCCGAGCCGCTGAAGCTGCGTATGTCGGGCGACAGCCCGGCGAGCGGCCTCGACATCGTCGTCATGCAGATGTTCGCCGACAATCTGAAGGCCAAGCTTGGCGACGATCTTCAGTACGAGCTGTTCCACTCGGGCGCGCTCGGCGACGAAGTCGTTCACATGCAGCAGATCCGCACCGGCCAGATCGACGTCTATCCGTTCGGTTCGGACGTTGTCGGCCTCGACAAGACCTTCTCGATCTTCGACATGCCGTTCCTGTACAAGGACCGCACCGTCGTCGCCAAGGTTCTGGACGGCGAGATCGGCGAAAAGCTGCGCGCCTCGCTGCGCAAGACCAACGGCCTTGAAGTGCTGGCCTTCGGTGAGATCGGCTTCCGCCAGATCACCAACAATGTCCGCGCCATCAAGACGCCCGCCGATTTCCAGGGCATGAAGATCCGCGTGCCGGGCTCCCCGACCCGCGTTCTAATGTTCAAGACGCTCGGCGCTTCGCCGATCAATATGAGCTTCTCGGAAGTCTATCTTGCCCTTCAGAGCGGCACGATCGACGGTCAGGAAAACCCGCTGGCCGATATCGTGGCACGTTCGCTGCAGGAAGTTCAGAAGAACATCTCGATCTCGAACCACGTCTACACGCCGGTCACTCTGGTGATGAACGCCAAGAAGTACGACAGCCTGACCGACGCGCAGAAGAAGGCGGTCAAGGAAGCGGCGCATGAAGCGGCCGTCAAAGTGCGCGAGATCGGCGCGACCAAGGACATCGAACTGCTGAAGCAGCTCAAGGACAGCGGCAAGATCGCGGTCACCGAGATCGACGTCGACAGCTTCAAGAAGGCCTCGGCGCCTCTCTATGAAGAAATCGGCAAGATCGCCGGTGGCGACATCGCCAACGAAGTTCTGGCCGCCGTCAAGTAA
- a CDS encoding amidase: MSTDLLSHTARQLRSLIGSKAISPVELFDASIARIEKLDPKLNAVVARDFARGRKAAAAAEDAVMNGEPLGPLHGLPVGVKDLTETGGLTTTFGSLVHKDHVPAKDDPIVAKIRAAGGIIIGKTNTPEFGAGANTVNRVYGATVNPFDPELSCAGSSGGSAVALATDMMPLATGSDLGGSLRTPASFCGVVGHRPSPGAVTHDTRRHGWSPHFVEGPMARNAEDAALLMAAMVGTSAKDPLSLDLSPDPFVNLATTDLSTLRVAFSADLGAVPVSKDVQEAFRKKTAKIAPLFASAEWIDPKIEGVNFTFETLRAVGFADTLTDYIGRHRDLAGPNVIANTELAKRVSVADVARAHAQQTEIVRNFQAFFADIDLLICPAASAVPFPVEQLFVSHINGEKLDTYITWCAIASAITLTTHPATVIPAGLGPSGMPFGLQIVGKYRDDAGTLSAAAALEAAFAEDAELQRPLPDLAGLQKRTSSAGKIPPALTAHVKTMELL, translated from the coding sequence ATGAGTACGGACCTTCTCAGTCACACGGCCCGTCAGCTGCGATCTCTGATCGGCAGCAAAGCGATTTCGCCTGTCGAATTGTTCGACGCGAGCATTGCGCGCATCGAAAAGCTCGATCCGAAACTCAACGCGGTCGTGGCGCGGGATTTTGCACGCGGACGCAAAGCGGCCGCTGCGGCCGAAGACGCCGTCATGAACGGCGAGCCGCTCGGCCCGCTTCATGGTTTGCCGGTCGGCGTGAAGGATTTGACGGAGACCGGCGGCCTGACAACGACGTTCGGCTCGCTCGTGCACAAAGATCATGTGCCGGCGAAGGACGATCCGATCGTCGCGAAGATCCGCGCCGCCGGCGGCATCATCATCGGCAAGACCAACACGCCGGAGTTCGGCGCGGGTGCCAATACGGTGAACCGCGTCTACGGCGCGACAGTGAACCCTTTCGATCCGGAGCTTTCCTGCGCCGGCTCCTCCGGCGGATCGGCTGTTGCTTTGGCGACGGACATGATGCCGCTCGCCACCGGCTCCGATCTCGGCGGCTCGTTGCGGACGCCCGCCTCCTTCTGTGGCGTTGTCGGCCACAGGCCCTCGCCGGGCGCGGTGACGCACGATACGCGCCGCCATGGCTGGTCGCCCCATTTTGTCGAAGGGCCGATGGCACGGAACGCCGAAGACGCGGCGCTCCTGATGGCGGCGATGGTCGGCACCAGCGCGAAAGACCCGCTCTCGCTCGATCTATCGCCCGATCCCTTCGTCAACCTCGCGACAACCGATCTCTCGACCCTGCGCGTCGCGTTCAGCGCCGATCTCGGCGCGGTTCCGGTGTCGAAAGATGTACAGGAGGCATTCCGCAAGAAGACCGCGAAAATCGCGCCTCTCTTTGCTTCCGCCGAATGGATCGATCCGAAGATCGAGGGTGTCAACTTCACCTTCGAGACGCTGCGCGCCGTCGGCTTCGCCGACACGCTGACCGATTATATCGGCCGACACCGCGATCTCGCCGGACCGAACGTTATTGCGAACACTGAGCTGGCCAAGCGCGTCTCCGTCGCCGATGTCGCGCGAGCGCATGCGCAGCAGACTGAGATTGTCCGCAACTTCCAGGCCTTCTTCGCCGATATCGACCTTCTGATCTGCCCGGCGGCCTCCGCCGTGCCGTTCCCGGTCGAGCAGCTTTTCGTCTCGCACATCAATGGCGAAAAGCTCGACACCTACATCACCTGGTGCGCCATCGCTTCAGCCATCACGCTGACGACGCATCCCGCAACGGTCATTCCCGCAGGCCTCGGCCCGAGCGGCATGCCCTTCGGCCTGCAGATCGTCGGCAAATACCGCGACGACGCCGGCACGCTGTCGGCGGCCGCAGCTCTCGAAGCCGCCTTTGCCGAAGACGCAGAACTTCAGCGTCCCCTGCCCGATCTTGCGGGCCTGCAAAAGCGCACAAGTTCGGCCGGCAAAATTCCGCCTGCGCTCACCGCCCACGTCAAGACAATGGAGCTGTTGTGA
- a CDS encoding MerR family transcriptional regulator, whose product MTKSPDAFRTISEVADDLDLPQHVLRFWETRFTQIKPLKRGGGRRYYRPDDVQLLRGIKHLLYGEGYTIKGVQRILREQGLRHVMGLWRDEVSEPDSSGEASARGHEAYAPKADRPRGLEPVFSEEMGPGAYARSVTARRPNFEPIVDDDDVEEDEEAEDEEEEETEDAEAGAEADEEDEDEEDEEGEEEDDEDDGGEAEDSDEDEEEDEDEDEEDEEEEAEEEPAGLSTEDRKQLEQTLRELTELRHVLDGSA is encoded by the coding sequence ATGACAAAATCACCGGACGCTTTTCGCACGATCAGCGAGGTCGCAGACGACCTCGATCTTCCGCAGCATGTGCTGCGGTTCTGGGAAACGCGTTTTACCCAGATAAAGCCGCTGAAGCGCGGCGGCGGGCGGCGTTATTACCGCCCCGATGACGTGCAACTGCTGCGCGGCATCAAACATCTCCTTTACGGCGAAGGCTACACGATCAAGGGCGTGCAGCGGATCCTGCGCGAGCAGGGCCTGCGGCATGTGATGGGTCTGTGGCGCGACGAAGTCTCCGAGCCGGACAGCTCAGGCGAGGCGTCAGCGCGCGGCCACGAGGCCTATGCGCCCAAAGCCGATCGTCCGCGCGGGCTCGAACCGGTGTTTTCGGAAGAGATGGGTCCGGGCGCCTATGCGCGCAGCGTGACGGCACGGCGGCCGAACTTCGAGCCCATCGTCGATGATGATGACGTCGAGGAAGACGAAGAGGCCGAGGACGAAGAAGAAGAGGAAACCGAAGACGCCGAAGCCGGCGCTGAGGCGGACGAAGAGGACGAGGACGAAGAGGACGAAGAGGGCGAAGAGGAAGACGACGAGGACGACGGCGGAGAAGCCGAAGACAGCGACGAAGACGAGGAAGAAGACGAGGACGAGGACGAAGAGGACGAAGAAGAGGAGGCCGAGGAAGAGCCGGCCGGCCTGTCCACAGAAGATCGCAAACAGCTCGAACAGACGCTGCGCGAACTCACCGAACTGCGCCACGTCCTCGACGGCAGCGCCTGA
- a CDS encoding YceD family protein yields MTQIPFSRPVPVQDVSASGKEVTVTADPAERAALAKFLKIPEVRRFEAHFTLKPRGTGGLSVTGELDAEIVQTCVVTLEDFPAEVKEEIAVRYVETDEVPPTEPGEEHEADLDAPDVLINGTADLGMLAAEHLALGLDPYPRKPGVQAPEAPAEEAPATHKPFAGLDKLVGLAKPGKK; encoded by the coding sequence ATGACGCAAATCCCCTTCAGCCGGCCGGTGCCGGTGCAAGATGTGTCCGCCAGCGGCAAAGAGGTGACCGTGACGGCCGATCCCGCCGAGCGCGCGGCTCTGGCCAAATTCCTGAAGATCCCGGAGGTCCGCAGGTTCGAGGCGCACTTCACTCTGAAACCCCGCGGCACCGGCGGCCTGTCGGTAACGGGCGAACTCGATGCCGAGATCGTGCAGACCTGCGTCGTCACGCTGGAGGACTTTCCCGCCGAGGTGAAGGAAGAGATCGCGGTCCGCTATGTCGAGACGGATGAGGTGCCGCCGACCGAGCCGGGCGAAGAGCATGAGGCCGATCTCGATGCGCCCGATGTCCTGATCAACGGCACGGCCGATCTCGGCATGCTCGCCGCCGAGCATCTGGCGCTCGGGCTCGACCCCTATCCGCGCAAGCCCGGGGTGCAGGCTCCGGAGGCTCCCGCGGAGGAGGCGCCGGCGACGCACAAGCCTTTTGCCGGACTCGACAAACTGGTCGGCTTGGCCAAACCCGGTAAAAAATAA
- a CDS encoding TRAP transporter large permease, with translation MIGALLGIVLLIILLILGVPMVAALLGSVAIGLYISGQWALVIPQAMVNGMSDYTLIALPLFVLAGVLMNVGGLSTRLFDFAHSLVGWMRGGLAQVDVLTSIFLGGMFGSSTADIAGTGSITIPAMKRAGYSPAFSAATCASSSGVGPMIPPSSPMILYSAVTGTSLGALFLAGVIPGILMGLIFMAVVFVLARRHNFPRHGNLSVSEILYTFNRALLSIGMPAIIVGGTSVGVFTPTEGSAFGVVYAGALSIFIYRSMGWTAFYKSCVSAVQLSGELLVMVGLSGTLGVSLASAGVPQALAGVIDVIAIGDSYFMRLAALMLLAIIAGMFLDPLIPVLVPVILPTLIAFQIDLIQFGVLMVMAVVIGQLHPPIGIASIIAGRIAGVDQIQVFRANMPFFIAIILFTLVLMAVPELSTWLPNYMKD, from the coding sequence ATGATCGGCGCACTTTTAGGCATCGTCCTTCTCATCATTCTCCTCATCCTCGGCGTGCCCATGGTGGCGGCGCTTCTGGGGTCGGTCGCCATCGGCCTTTATATCAGCGGCCAATGGGCGCTGGTCATTCCGCAGGCCATGGTCAACGGCATGAGCGATTACACGCTCATCGCCTTGCCGCTCTTCGTGCTCGCAGGCGTCCTGATGAATGTCGGCGGGCTGTCGACGCGGCTCTTCGATTTTGCCCATTCGCTCGTCGGCTGGATGCGCGGCGGCCTCGCCCAGGTCGACGTGCTGACCTCGATTTTTCTCGGCGGCATGTTCGGCTCCTCGACTGCCGACATCGCCGGCACCGGCTCCATCACCATTCCCGCCATGAAGCGCGCGGGCTATTCGCCGGCCTTCTCGGCAGCGACCTGCGCCTCCTCATCGGGCGTCGGGCCGATGATCCCGCCCTCTTCTCCCATGATCCTTTATTCGGCGGTGACGGGCACCTCGCTCGGCGCGCTGTTTTTGGCCGGCGTCATTCCCGGCATCCTCATGGGCCTGATCTTTATGGCCGTCGTCTTCGTCCTCGCGCGCCGGCACAATTTCCCGCGTCACGGCAATCTGTCGGTTTCGGAGATTCTCTACACCTTCAACCGCGCGCTTCTGTCCATCGGCATGCCGGCCATCATTGTCGGCGGCACCTCGGTCGGCGTCTTCACCCCGACCGAAGGCTCGGCCTTTGGCGTCGTCTATGCCGGTGCGCTCTCCATCTTCATCTATCGTTCTATGGGCTGGACGGCGTTCTACAAATCCTGCGTTTCCGCCGTGCAGCTCTCGGGTGAGCTTCTCGTGATGGTGGGCCTCTCCGGCACGCTCGGCGTCAGCCTTGCGAGCGCGGGCGTGCCGCAGGCACTTGCCGGCGTCATCGACGTCATCGCCATCGGCGATAGTTATTTCATGCGTCTTGCCGCGTTGATGCTGCTCGCCATCATCGCCGGCATGTTCCTCGATCCGCTGATCCCGGTTCTCGTGCCGGTGATCCTGCCGACGCTGATCGCTTTCCAGATCGATCTCATCCAGTTCGGCGTGCTGATGGTCATGGCCGTCGTCATCGGCCAGCTGCATCCGCCGATCGGCATCGCCTCGATCATTGCGGGCCGCATTGCCGGCGTCGATCAGATCCAGGTCTTCCGCGCCAATATGCCGTTCTTCATCGCCATCATCCTGTTCACGCTTGTGCTGATGGCCGTGCCGGAGCTTTCGACCTGGCTGCCCAACTACATGAAAGACTGA
- a CDS encoding mandelate racemase/muconate lactonizing enzyme family protein has translation MKIVKVEVSIHAFQNSIPLINKRLEDDYRIICQIETDDGHTGFGMASRFLWHGVAAIVEKHIGPAILGMDARDLEKIHARLQPILSERGSMTGINLSALSCVDLAIWDLLGKASGRTVAEMLGGAKDYADVYVTYGFAAFDIDQLIEMGRILIGKGHSRLKMLVGSKLGVLEDVRRVRAVRAALGDDIILAVDANESIGLEDAMRLCPYLEECNIAWFEDPFRRVDARDMGMMRKRTTIPLSAGQMDGHSLRFREWVEHDGLDIFMPNSMYNGGMTETRRVAYLSQIYNKPLSDAGGGGIWCLHHVAGFRNGTLAEMHLGTEQVEAQMFVDPPQQKDGRIDIPKAPGFGVTLNQDRLKETRVTP, from the coding sequence GTGAAGATCGTCAAAGTCGAGGTCAGTATTCATGCGTTTCAGAATTCGATCCCGCTGATCAACAAGCGGCTCGAAGACGATTACCGCATCATCTGCCAGATCGAGACGGACGACGGCCACACCGGCTTTGGCATGGCCTCGCGCTTTCTGTGGCACGGCGTTGCCGCCATCGTCGAAAAGCATATCGGTCCCGCCATCCTCGGCATGGATGCGCGCGACCTCGAAAAGATCCACGCACGACTGCAGCCAATCCTCTCCGAACGCGGCTCGATGACCGGCATTAATCTGTCGGCTTTGTCGTGCGTGGATCTCGCCATATGGGACCTTCTCGGCAAGGCCTCCGGCCGCACCGTGGCCGAAATGCTGGGCGGCGCTAAAGACTATGCCGATGTCTATGTGACTTACGGCTTTGCGGCGTTCGACATCGATCAGCTGATCGAGATGGGACGCATCCTGATCGGCAAGGGCCATAGCCGCCTCAAAATGCTGGTCGGCTCGAAGCTCGGCGTTCTCGAAGATGTGCGCCGCGTGCGCGCCGTCCGCGCTGCGCTTGGCGACGATATTATTCTCGCGGTCGACGCCAATGAAAGCATCGGCCTCGAAGACGCGATGCGGCTCTGCCCCTATCTCGAAGAATGCAACATCGCCTGGTTCGAAGATCCATTCCGCCGGGTCGATGCCCGCGATATGGGCATGATGCGCAAGCGCACGACGATCCCGCTGTCCGCCGGTCAGATGGACGGCCATTCGCTGCGCTTCCGCGAATGGGTCGAGCATGACGGCCTCGACATCTTCATGCCGAACAGCATGTACAATGGCGGCATGACGGAGACGCGCCGCGTCGCCTATCTCTCGCAAATCTACAACAAGCCACTTTCGGACGCCGGCGGCGGAGGCATCTGGTGCCTTCATCACGTCGCGGGCTTCCGCAACGGAACCCTGGCCGAAATGCATCTCGGCACGGAACAGGTGGAGGCGCAGATGTTCGTCGATCCGCCGCAGCAAAAAGACGGGCGCATCGACATTCCGAAAGCGCCGGGATTTGGGGTCACGCTTAACCAGGACAGGCTGAAAGAAACACGCGTCACGCCGTGA
- a CDS encoding TRAP transporter small permease, which produces MTISAPSTPEPSAHVHDTMGVNDTLSSFELRDGPDATFVERIVDRTIAGAGAAIIIAITALVFGNATSRYIFNFTAIWADELIVALMPWLAMCGVYLSIRQREMIRIDYFVEKFPPKIKRVITMLSQVFSAAVFAYLGFGGFQYLNLFGGDLTLYLELPTGWFTSALLIGSALVAIAFLIEAVRDFQKDSTPK; this is translated from the coding sequence ATGACCATCTCAGCGCCCAGCACGCCCGAGCCGTCCGCCCATGTGCACGACACGATGGGTGTGAACGACACGCTGAGTTCGTTCGAACTTCGCGACGGTCCCGATGCGACCTTCGTCGAGCGCATCGTCGACCGGACGATCGCCGGTGCGGGCGCGGCCATCATCATCGCGATTACAGCTCTGGTGTTCGGCAATGCGACGAGCCGCTACATCTTCAACTTTACGGCGATCTGGGCCGATGAGCTCATCGTCGCCCTGATGCCCTGGCTTGCGATGTGCGGCGTCTATCTGTCGATCCGTCAACGCGAGATGATCCGTATCGATTATTTCGTCGAGAAGTTTCCGCCGAAGATCAAGCGCGTCATTACGATGCTGTCGCAGGTCTTTTCGGCGGCCGTCTTCGCCTATCTCGGTTTCGGCGGATTCCAGTATCTCAACCTGTTCGGCGGCGATCTGACGCTCTATCTCGAGCTCCCGACCGGCTGGTTCACCTCCGCCCTTCTCATCGGCTCCGCGCTCGTCGCCATTGCTTTCCTTATCGAAGCGGTGCGCGACTTCCAGAAGGACAGCACCCCAAAATGA